One window of the Leucobacter komagatae genome contains the following:
- a CDS encoding ABC transporter ATP-binding protein yields the protein MTETLATPTGGVTVPAGELVLNATDLVAGYLPGINILNGCNIAAHRGELVGIIGPNGSGKSTLLKSLFGLVDIRDGAVVLNGEDVTKAKTTELVRKGVGFVPQTNNVFQTLSIEENLQMGLFLNPKRFASRVAEIWDLFPMLADRRKQLAGSLSGGERQSVAMARALMTEPSVLLLDEPSAGLSPVRQDETFIRTRQINQTGVTIVMVEQNARRCLQICDRAYVLDQGTNAHQGTGRELANDPKVIELYLGTLATEVDAKRAETGGVQVQPSEEDRA from the coding sequence ATGACCGAGACACTCGCCACGCCAACGGGCGGAGTCACTGTGCCCGCCGGAGAGCTCGTGCTCAACGCGACGGACCTCGTCGCGGGGTACCTTCCCGGCATCAACATTCTCAACGGCTGCAACATCGCGGCGCACCGGGGCGAGCTCGTCGGCATCATTGGGCCGAACGGCTCCGGGAAGTCGACGCTACTCAAGTCCCTCTTCGGCCTCGTCGACATTCGCGACGGTGCGGTCGTGCTCAACGGGGAGGACGTCACGAAAGCCAAGACGACCGAGCTCGTGCGTAAGGGAGTCGGCTTCGTTCCGCAGACCAACAACGTGTTTCAGACCCTCTCGATCGAAGAGAACCTGCAGATGGGCCTGTTCCTCAACCCCAAACGGTTCGCGAGCCGCGTCGCCGAGATCTGGGACCTGTTCCCGATGCTCGCGGACCGCCGCAAGCAGCTCGCCGGGTCGCTGTCGGGCGGCGAGCGACAGTCCGTCGCGATGGCGCGCGCGCTCATGACGGAGCCGAGCGTGCTGCTGCTCGACGAACCGAGCGCGGGGCTCTCCCCGGTGCGACAGGACGAGACTTTCATTCGCACCCGGCAGATCAACCAGACGGGCGTGACGATCGTGATGGTCGAGCAGAACGCTCGCCGCTGCCTGCAGATTTGCGATCGCGCATACGTGCTGGATCAGGGCACGAACGCGCATCAGGGCACGGGCAGGGAACTCGCGAACGATCCCAAGGTGATTGAGCTGTATCTGGGGACCCTCGCGACCGAGGTCGACGCGAAGCGAGCCGAGACC